A genome region from Ottowia testudinis includes the following:
- a CDS encoding RelA/SpoT family protein, translating into MKTLSRSPRTSGEPLAEVVAATGGGAADARELRTRARAFAGPLLAGETTSSGENVLAHADATADILADIGGSDDIQAAVYLSYASAQLSRPEDVIGKAFGDSFARLAIEASKLERVQQRSRASRQELSGDSDQAGQQTEFVRKMLLAFSRDLRVILLRLASRLQTLRWCAAARRPPAPSLLRESNEVFAPLANRLGIWQIKWEMEDLIFRAQEPETYRMVASLLDEKRVERETALELKRSQIESALRAQGMDASVTGRPKHISSIVRKMRGKGLDFDQVFDVRALRIMVPTVVDCYSALGWVHQHLTPVPEEFDDYIAKPKPNGYQSLHTVVRDEHDRPWEIQIRTPAMHAHAEHGVAAHWAYKEAGTKGYAGVSAASDYDAKIAVLRQLLAWERDLSGAAPHYGLFDDRIYVLTPEAAIVELPAGATPVDFAYTVHTELGHRCRGARVDGAMVPLHTALKNGQTVEVMAAKEGGPSRDWLNPELHYLASSRARAKVRAWFNAQHARENVARGREMVEKLLQREGRTALSLEHLASELGFKTPDALFETVGKDELSLRAIENVWRPQEPVPDADEQVLLRKGKAGSTGGGVLVVGLDSLLTQPARCCKPAPPDEIAGYVTRGRGVSVHRRDCSSFREMQAREPERVIEVGWSTPATGRATAYPVDVAVEALDRQGLLRDISDVFAREKMNVIGVQTQSVKGWAWMTFTVEVSDTQRLQQTLRQVKDVAGVRVARRR; encoded by the coding sequence ATGAAAACACTGAGCCGGTCCCCGCGCACGTCGGGTGAACCGCTGGCCGAGGTGGTGGCGGCCACTGGTGGCGGGGCGGCCGATGCCCGCGAACTGCGGACGCGCGCGCGCGCCTTCGCCGGGCCGCTGCTGGCCGGCGAAACCACCTCATCCGGCGAGAACGTGCTGGCGCACGCCGACGCCACGGCCGACATCCTGGCCGACATCGGCGGCTCGGACGACATCCAGGCGGCCGTCTACCTGAGCTATGCGAGCGCGCAGCTCAGCCGGCCGGAGGATGTCATCGGCAAGGCGTTCGGCGACAGCTTTGCGCGCCTGGCCATCGAAGCCTCGAAGCTGGAGCGCGTGCAGCAGCGCTCGCGCGCCAGCCGGCAGGAGTTGTCGGGCGACTCCGACCAGGCCGGCCAGCAGACCGAATTCGTGCGCAAGATGCTGCTGGCCTTCAGCCGTGACCTGCGCGTCATCCTGCTGCGCTTGGCCTCGCGCCTGCAAACGCTGCGCTGGTGCGCCGCGGCCCGCCGCCCGCCGGCGCCCAGCCTGCTGCGCGAATCGAACGAGGTGTTCGCGCCATTGGCGAACCGGCTGGGCATCTGGCAAATCAAGTGGGAGATGGAGGACTTGATCTTCCGCGCCCAGGAGCCTGAAACCTACCGTATGGTCGCCTCGCTGCTCGACGAGAAGCGCGTCGAGCGCGAGACGGCGCTGGAGCTAAAACGCTCCCAGATCGAGAGCGCCTTGCGCGCGCAGGGCATGGACGCCAGCGTGACGGGGCGCCCCAAGCACATCAGCTCCATCGTGCGCAAGATGCGCGGCAAGGGGTTGGACTTCGACCAGGTGTTCGACGTGCGCGCGCTGCGCATCATGGTGCCCACGGTGGTCGATTGCTACAGCGCGCTGGGCTGGGTGCACCAGCACCTCACGCCGGTGCCGGAAGAGTTCGACGACTACATCGCCAAGCCCAAGCCCAACGGCTATCAGTCGCTGCACACGGTGGTGCGCGACGAGCACGACCGCCCGTGGGAAATTCAGATCCGCACCCCCGCCATGCACGCCCACGCCGAACACGGCGTGGCCGCGCACTGGGCCTACAAGGAAGCCGGCACCAAGGGCTACGCGGGTGTCAGCGCGGCGAGCGACTACGACGCCAAGATCGCCGTGCTGCGGCAACTGCTGGCGTGGGAGCGCGATTTGTCGGGCGCCGCGCCGCACTATGGTCTGTTCGACGACCGCATCTACGTGCTGACGCCCGAGGCCGCCATCGTCGAGCTGCCGGCCGGTGCCACGCCGGTCGATTTTGCCTACACGGTGCACACCGAGCTGGGCCACCGGTGCCGCGGCGCGCGCGTCGACGGTGCCATGGTGCCGCTGCACACGGCGCTGAAGAACGGCCAGACGGTCGAGGTGATGGCGGCCAAGGAGGGCGGCCCCTCGCGCGACTGGCTGAACCCCGAACTTCACTATTTGGCCTCGTCGCGCGCGCGCGCCAAGGTGCGGGCCTGGTTCAACGCGCAGCACGCTCGCGAAAACGTGGCGCGTGGCCGCGAAATGGTCGAGAAGCTGCTGCAGCGCGAGGGCCGCACCGCGCTGTCGCTTGAGCATTTGGCCAGCGAACTCGGCTTCAAGACGCCCGACGCGCTGTTCGAGACGGTTGGCAAGGACGAGCTGTCGCTGCGCGCCATCGAGAACGTCTGGCGCCCGCAGGAGCCGGTGCCAGACGCCGACGAGCAAGTGCTGCTGCGCAAGGGCAAGGCCGGCAGCACGGGCGGCGGCGTGCTGGTGGTGGGGCTCGACTCGCTGCTGACGCAGCCCGCGCGCTGCTGCAAACCGGCACCGCCCGACGAGATCGCCGGCTACGTCACGCGCGGGCGCGGCGTGAGCGTGCATCGCCGGGACTGCAGCAGCTTTCGCGAGATGCAGGCGCGTGAACCCGAGCGCGTCATCGAAGTCGGCTGGAGCACCCCGGCCACCGGGCGTGCCACGGCCTATCCGGTCGATGTCGCCGTCGAAGCGCTCGATCGCCAAGGCTTGCTGCGCGACATTTCCGATGTCTTCGCGCGCGAAAAGATGAATGTGATTGGCGTGCAGACCCAGTCCGTCAAAGGCTGGGCCTGGATGACCTTCACCGTCGAGGTCAGCGACACGCAGCGCCTGCAGCAGACGCTGCGGCAGGTCAAGGACGTGGCTGGCGTGCGTGTCGCGCGGCGGCGCTGA
- a CDS encoding alpha/beta fold hydrolase, with protein MTEPVLRHVHCPDGGAGHRMAYWCWGDETAEHLVVCAHGLSRQGRDFDVLARALLSRAAAQGRPVRVVCPDVVGRGHSDWLTDPMGYQFPTYVGDVLALLAALHAQAPIGGLDWIGTSMGGLIGLTLAGTPGLPLSAPINRLVLNDVGPAIEWAALQRIGEYLGKPGTFATVEDAAARMREISAGFGPHTDDEWLALSRPMLRPAPGGAWRLHYDPAIAVPYALFTAETAAQGEAALWQLYDRVSAQTLVLRGAESDLLSAGTADAMRARGPRPRVQVFAGVGHAPTLVAAHQVAVVLDFLLPTEGSSGASA; from the coding sequence ATGACGGAACCTGTCCTTCGCCACGTCCACTGCCCGGATGGTGGCGCGGGCCATCGCATGGCGTACTGGTGTTGGGGTGACGAGACGGCCGAGCATCTGGTGGTGTGCGCGCATGGGCTGTCGCGCCAAGGGCGCGACTTCGATGTGCTGGCGCGCGCGCTGCTGTCGCGGGCCGCCGCCCAGGGCCGGCCGGTACGCGTCGTCTGCCCCGACGTTGTGGGGCGTGGCCACAGCGACTGGCTGACAGACCCCATGGGCTATCAATTCCCCACCTACGTTGGCGACGTGCTGGCCCTGTTGGCTGCTTTGCACGCGCAGGCACCCATTGGCGGCTTGGACTGGATCGGCACCAGCATGGGCGGCCTGATCGGTCTCACGCTTGCGGGCACGCCCGGGTTGCCGCTGTCGGCGCCGATCAACCGGCTGGTGTTGAACGATGTCGGCCCCGCCATCGAGTGGGCGGCGCTGCAGCGCATTGGCGAGTACCTTGGCAAGCCGGGCACCTTTGCGACCGTGGAGGACGCCGCCGCGCGCATGCGCGAGATTTCGGCCGGCTTCGGGCCGCACACCGACGACGAATGGCTGGCGCTGTCGCGCCCCATGCTGCGCCCGGCGCCCGGCGGCGCTTGGCGCCTGCACTACGACCCCGCCATCGCGGTGCCCTATGCACTGTTCACGGCAGAGACGGCCGCTCAAGGCGAGGCCGCGCTGTGGCAGCTTTATGACCGGGTGAGCGCTCAGACGCTGGTGCTGAGAGGCGCCGAGTCCGACCTGTTGTCGGCCGGCACGGCAGACGCCATGCGCGCGCGCGGGCCGCGTCCGCGCGTGCAGGTGTTCGCCGGTGTCGGCCACGCGCCCACGCTGGTGGCGGCCCACCAGGTGGCCGTCGTGCTCGACTTTTTGCTGCCGACAGAGGGCAGTTCGGGCGCGTCCGCATGA
- a CDS encoding SIMPL domain-containing protein (The SIMPL domain is named for its presence in mouse protein SIMPL (signalling molecule that associates with mouse pelle-like kinase). Bacterial member BP26, from Brucella, was shown to assemble into a channel-like structure, while YggE from E. coli has been associated with resistance to oxidative stress.): protein MNARFFKPVAAALSALLLTAAVHAQPAATPAMTFAPPQNVLQLTANGQVEVQQDLLTLSLSTSREGADAASVQAELRKALDAALAQIKSAAQPGQMDVRTGDFSIHPRYGRDNKISGWQGRAELILEGRDFARITQAAARASSMTIGNVSFGLSREQRAKVEGEAQALAIERFKARAAEIVKAFGFAGYTLRDVTVSSDDAGFQPRMYGAAKAGMAMAADAPVPVEPGKSVVQVTVSGSVQAR from the coding sequence ATGAACGCACGCTTTTTCAAACCCGTGGCTGCCGCGCTGTCGGCCTTGCTTCTCACCGCCGCTGTCCACGCTCAACCCGCTGCCACACCCGCCATGACCTTCGCCCCGCCGCAGAACGTATTGCAGTTGACGGCCAATGGTCAGGTCGAGGTGCAGCAGGACTTGCTGACGCTGTCGCTCAGCACCTCGCGCGAGGGCGCGGATGCCGCCAGCGTGCAGGCAGAGTTGCGCAAAGCGCTCGATGCCGCGCTGGCGCAGATCAAGTCGGCCGCCCAACCGGGCCAGATGGACGTGCGCACCGGCGATTTCAGCATTCACCCGCGCTACGGCCGTGACAACAAGATCAGCGGTTGGCAGGGCCGTGCCGAGCTGATCCTGGAAGGGCGCGATTTCGCCCGCATCACCCAGGCCGCGGCGCGCGCATCCAGCATGACCATCGGCAACGTGTCCTTCGGCCTCAGCCGCGAGCAGCGCGCCAAGGTCGAAGGCGAAGCGCAGGCCCTGGCCATCGAGCGTTTCAAGGCGAGGGCGGCCGAGATCGTCAAGGCCTTCGGGTTTGCTGGCTACACGCTGCGCGACGTCACCGTCAGCAGTGACGATGCGGGCTTCCAGCCGCGGATGTACGGCGCCGCGAAGGCGGGCATGGCCATGGCGGCGGACGCGCCGGTGCCGGTCGAACCGGGCAAGAGCGTGGTGCAGGTCACGGTGTCGGGTTCGGTGCAGGCGCGCTGA
- the ompR gene encoding osmolarity response regulator transcription factor OmpR, whose translation MNQPSNRTDKIVVVDDDARIRDLLRRYLAQEGFEVIVAEDAKALSRIMLRDTIDLIVLDLMMPGEDGLSVCRRLRAAGDKTPIIMLTAKGEDVDRIVGLEVGADDYLGKPFNPRELLARVHAVLRRRPPQEAPGAPSAENESVSFGPFAFDLGARTLRKNGEEISLTTGEFAMLKALVRHPRQPLSREKLAQLARGREFEPFDRSLDVQISRLRKLIEQDAASPRYIQTVWGVGYVFVPDGAS comes from the coding sequence ATGAACCAGCCAAGCAACCGCACGGACAAGATCGTCGTCGTCGATGACGACGCGCGCATTCGCGACCTGCTGCGCCGCTACCTGGCGCAGGAAGGCTTCGAAGTCATCGTGGCCGAGGACGCCAAGGCGTTGTCGCGCATCATGCTGCGCGACACGATCGACCTGATCGTGCTCGACCTCATGATGCCGGGCGAGGATGGCCTGTCGGTGTGCCGCCGGTTGCGCGCCGCGGGCGACAAGACGCCGATCATCATGCTCACCGCCAAGGGCGAGGATGTCGACCGCATCGTCGGCCTCGAAGTCGGCGCGGACGACTACCTGGGCAAGCCGTTCAACCCGCGCGAGCTGCTGGCACGCGTGCACGCCGTGCTGCGCCGCCGCCCTCCACAAGAGGCGCCGGGCGCGCCTTCAGCCGAGAACGAATCGGTCAGCTTCGGCCCCTTTGCGTTCGATCTGGGCGCACGCACGCTGCGCAAGAACGGCGAGGAAATCTCGCTCACCACCGGCGAGTTCGCCATGCTGAAGGCGCTGGTGCGCCACCCGCGCCAGCCGCTGTCGCGCGAAAAGCTGGCGCAACTGGCGCGCGGGCGCGAGTTCGAACCCTTCGACCGCAGCCTGGACGTGCAGATTTCACGCCTGCGCAAGCTGATCGAGCAGGACGCCGCCAGCCCGCGCTACATCCAGACGGTGTGGGGCGTAGGCTACGTGTTCGTGCCCGACGGCGCCAGCTGA
- a CDS encoding sensor histidine kinase — MNAPLEAAAARRRPLGISLFWRTFLLLALLLLGSSIGWYQMFRTLEYEPRVIDNARQIASLVNLSRAALVHSDAIARVSLIKTLAEQEKVRIAPREPADKFNLFNQTGLERRMSAEIMARLGPDTVVASRVNDEPGLWVGFSIEGDSYWLLTERSRVGALLGGSAWLLWLASLGAVSLIGAALLAGFINRPLKQLSIAAGRVREGDYLRGRLDESARSSEIREVNIGFNRMADQLSKIEQDRAEMLAGISHDLRTPLARLRLETEMSVPDLEARQHMVADIAQVDTIIDKFLDYARPEQIALQPLPLAELTQAAAMPFTLRDDMQVQVDIPPELRVLGDEVELARVLGNLLENARRYGQSPDTGITRVRIAATARDNWVTLRVRDHGPGVAPELLSSLTRPFFRGDSARTSATGAGLGLAIVAKMVHNMGGALELANSPSGGLMAIIRLQQASEQKHGLLPKKRR; from the coding sequence ATGAACGCGCCGCTGGAAGCCGCCGCGGCGCGGCGCCGGCCGCTGGGCATCAGCCTGTTCTGGCGCACCTTCCTGCTGCTGGCGCTGCTGCTCCTGGGCAGCTCGATCGGCTGGTACCAGATGTTCCGCACGCTCGAATACGAGCCGCGCGTGATCGACAACGCGCGCCAGATCGCCTCGCTGGTCAACCTCTCGCGCGCCGCGCTGGTGCACTCCGACGCCATCGCGCGCGTCTCGCTCATCAAGACGCTGGCCGAGCAGGAAAAAGTGCGCATCGCCCCGCGCGAGCCAGCCGACAAGTTCAACCTGTTCAACCAGACCGGGCTGGAGCGCCGCATGAGCGCCGAGATCATGGCGCGCCTGGGCCCGGACACCGTGGTGGCCAGCCGCGTCAACGACGAGCCCGGCCTGTGGGTCGGGTTTTCCATCGAAGGCGATTCTTACTGGCTGTTGACCGAACGTTCACGCGTCGGCGCGCTGCTGGGCGGCAGCGCCTGGCTGTTGTGGCTGGCCTCGCTGGGCGCGGTCTCGCTGATCGGGGCGGCGCTGCTGGCCGGCTTCATCAACCGGCCGCTCAAGCAGCTGTCGATCGCCGCCGGGCGCGTGCGCGAGGGCGATTACCTGAGAGGCAGGCTGGATGAATCGGCGCGCTCCAGCGAGATCCGTGAAGTCAACATCGGCTTCAACCGCATGGCCGATCAGCTGTCGAAGATCGAGCAGGACCGCGCCGAGATGCTGGCCGGTATCTCGCACGATCTGCGCACCCCGCTGGCGCGCCTGCGGCTCGAAACCGAGATGAGCGTGCCCGACCTCGAGGCGCGCCAACACATGGTGGCCGACATCGCGCAGGTCGACACCATCATCGACAAGTTCCTCGATTACGCGCGGCCCGAGCAGATCGCGCTGCAGCCGCTGCCGCTGGCCGAGCTGACGCAAGCCGCGGCAATGCCCTTCACGCTGCGCGACGACATGCAGGTGCAGGTCGACATCCCGCCCGAGCTGCGCGTGCTGGGTGACGAGGTGGAATTGGCACGCGTGCTGGGCAACCTGCTCGAAAACGCGCGCCGCTACGGCCAAAGCCCGGACACCGGCATCACCCGCGTGCGCATCGCCGCCACGGCGCGCGACAACTGGGTGACGTTGCGCGTGCGCGACCACGGCCCGGGCGTGGCGCCCGAACTGCTGTCCAGCCTGACGCGCCCCTTTTTCCGTGGCGACAGCGCGCGCACCTCGGCCACCGGCGCCGGCTTGGGGTTGGCCATCGTCGCGAAGATGGTTCACAACATGGGCGGCGCGCTGGAACTGGCCAACAGCCCCAGCGGCGGCTTGATGGCGATCATCCGCCTGCAGCAGGCCAGCGAGCAAAAGCATGGCCTGCTGCCCAAGAAGCGGCGATAG
- the ispF gene encoding 2-C-methyl-D-erythritol 2,4-cyclodiphosphate synthase: MTAHEQSLPPFRIGEGWDVHALVPGRPLVIGGVTIPHTHGLLGHSDADVLLHAITDALLGAAGLGDIGTHFPDTDDRFAGADSHALLAEASRRVAAAGWRVGNVDSTVVAQAPRLAPHIGAMRARIADALGVAQTQVNVKAKTAEKLGPVGQGASIEARATMLIFR, encoded by the coding sequence ATGACTGCCCACGAACAAAGTCTGCCCCCTTTCCGCATCGGCGAAGGCTGGGATGTGCACGCCCTGGTGCCCGGCCGGCCGCTGGTGATTGGCGGCGTGACCATCCCGCACACGCACGGCCTGCTGGGCCATTCCGACGCCGACGTGCTGCTGCACGCCATCACCGACGCGCTGCTCGGTGCGGCCGGCCTGGGCGACATCGGCACGCATTTCCCCGACACCGACGACCGCTTTGCCGGCGCCGATTCGCACGCGCTGCTGGCCGAGGCCTCGCGCCGCGTGGCCGCAGCCGGCTGGCGCGTGGGCAACGTGGACAGCACCGTGGTGGCGCAGGCGCCGCGCCTGGCGCCCCACATCGGCGCCATGCGCGCGCGCATCGCCGACGCGCTGGGCGTGGCGCAAACCCAGGTCAACGTGAAGGCCAAGACGGCCGAAAAGCTGGGCCCGGTGGGGCAGGGCGCGAGCATCGAGGCGCGCGCCACGATGCTCATTTTTCGATAG
- the ispD gene encoding 2-C-methyl-D-erythritol 4-phosphate cytidylyltransferase: MINVSVAQDRCFALLPCAGSGSRAGTATPKQYQPVAGQPMARHTLAAFARVPRITQVLVVVAPGDNFLHTPDATFSIAACGGATRAESVFNGLKQLLVMGATPHDWVLVHDAARCLITPAQIDALIDACLPDAVGGLLALPLPDTLKHARANGRVDATLDRADKWLAQTPQMFRIGALHAALAAHAANGFAGITDEASAIEATGAQPLLVRGSAQNFKVTYPEDFALAEAVLTSRDA, encoded by the coding sequence GTGATCAACGTGTCCGTGGCGCAAGACCGCTGCTTCGCCCTGCTGCCCTGCGCCGGCAGCGGCTCGCGCGCGGGCACGGCCACTCCGAAGCAGTACCAGCCCGTGGCGGGCCAGCCGATGGCGCGGCACACGCTGGCGGCGTTTGCCCGCGTGCCGCGCATCACTCAGGTGCTGGTGGTGGTAGCGCCGGGCGACAACTTCTTGCACACGCCGGATGCCACATTTTCGATAGCTGCCTGCGGTGGCGCCACCAGGGCAGAAAGCGTATTCAACGGTTTGAAACAGCTGTTGGTCATGGGCGCCACGCCGCACGACTGGGTGCTGGTGCACGACGCGGCGCGCTGCCTCATCACGCCGGCGCAGATCGACGCGCTCATCGACGCCTGCCTGCCCGACGCCGTGGGCGGCCTGCTGGCGCTGCCGCTGCCGGACACGCTCAAGCACGCGCGAGCCAACGGCCGCGTGGATGCCACGCTGGACCGCGCCGACAAGTGGCTGGCGCAAACGCCGCAGATGTTCCGCATCGGCGCACTGCACGCCGCGCTGGCGGCGCACGCGGCCAACGGCTTTGCCGGCATCACGGACGAAGCCAGCGCCATCGAGGCGACGGGCGCGCAGCCGCTGCTGGTGCGCGGCAGCGCGCAGAATTTCAAGGTGACCTACCCAGAAGACTTCGCGCTGGCCGAAGCCGTTTTGACCTCACGAGACGCATGA
- a CDS encoding putative toxin-antitoxin system toxin component, PIN family, whose product MRVVLDTNILISALIGRATPPRQIYEAWRRGRVELLCCEAQLDEVREVTRRVAVRLRIRPAEAGRMVNDLRALTRWMHTLPAVQRSPDPKDDYLLALAEAGAAQAIVTGDKSGLLDLRQHAGAAILTARAFVVRHLA is encoded by the coding sequence ATGAGGGTGGTTCTGGACACCAACATTCTGATTTCAGCCCTGATCGGTCGCGCCACGCCACCGCGCCAAATCTACGAGGCGTGGCGTCGTGGCCGGGTTGAACTGCTGTGTTGCGAGGCGCAGCTGGATGAAGTGCGCGAAGTCACCCGGCGCGTGGCGGTTCGGCTGCGCATTCGGCCGGCCGAGGCGGGGCGCATGGTCAACGATTTGCGCGCGTTGACCCGGTGGATGCACACGCTGCCGGCCGTGCAACGCTCTCCCGACCCCAAGGACGACTATTTGCTGGCGCTGGCCGAAGCCGGTGCGGCGCAAGCCATCGTGACCGGCGACAAGAGTGGGCTGTTGGACTTGCGTCAGCACGCCGGCGCCGCGATTCTGACCGCGCGCGCTTTCGTCGTGCGCCATCTGGCGTGA
- a CDS encoding ribbon-helix-helix domain-containing protein, producing the protein MSMSLLIDSAAQPARWSLTVSPEVDASLREYLGTQGMKKGDLSRFVEEAVRWRLFDQTVEAIRSRLEGEDDAALQALIDDALDAVRHP; encoded by the coding sequence ATGAGCATGAGCCTGTTGATCGATAGCGCGGCGCAGCCGGCCCGCTGGAGCCTCACCGTCAGTCCGGAGGTGGACGCCAGCCTGCGCGAGTATTTGGGCACGCAGGGGATGAAGAAGGGTGACTTGTCGCGTTTCGTGGAGGAGGCGGTGCGCTGGCGCCTTTTTGATCAAACCGTGGAAGCCATCCGATCTCGTCTGGAAGGCGAGGACGACGCGGCGTTGCAGGCCTTGATCGACGACGCGCTGGATGCGGTGCGCCACCCATGA
- a CDS encoding xanthine dehydrogenase family protein molybdopterin-binding subunit, with protein sequence MSDAAPTLNPPRFGSGQAVKRLEDDALLQGQGRYTDDLGQPGDGWLVFVRSPYAHAAIQGVDAEAARVMPGVRAILTGADLAAMPPLPTGAGFKRADGSDCATPVRRALAHEAVRYVGEAVAAVVADTLQQARDAAEAVMVDYEERPVVATLAAALAGGAAVVDSAPDNIACEARHGDAAAAQAAFARAAHVVKLDITHQRLAALTLEPRAIRASWDGVRLDVHASSQMPTAVRGAIATALALKSEDVRVRVGDVGGGFGMKTGSYPEDVVVAWAARATGQPVRWTGERSEEFTSTTHGRDVQAHVELALDTNGKILALRVQSHANVGAYALGTGVAIQLLIGPWVQTSVYHVPVIDFHFRAVLTNQAPTGAYRGAGRPEAIFNMERVMDEAARQTGTDRIELRRRNFIRPDQMPYKNPMGQTYDVGRFEHVMDQALPLADWAGFDARAAKSRARGLWRGLGIATFLEWTGGNVFEERVTIDVKADGIIEVYSAVNQMGQGIATTLAQLVVDAFGVPISQVRVVLGDTDRGNGFGSAGSRSLFTGGSAMRSGADKTLDEAKQLAAQALEAAPEDIRYEAARFFVAGTDHAVGLFELAGKQAGGHIFVDHTHTVSGPTWPNGCHISEVELDPQTGAIAIVAYASVNDVGRVVNPMIVRGQLDGGAVQGIGQALTEQIVYDDSGQLLTGSLMDYAAPRAFDMQAMFKTEMDESTPCTNNPLGVKGVGELGTIGATPSIVNAVADALARNGRADLAPRLQMPLSPGRMWALLHASV encoded by the coding sequence ATGAGCGATGCCGCCCCCACCTTGAACCCCCCGCGCTTTGGCAGCGGCCAGGCCGTCAAGCGGCTGGAGGACGACGCGCTGCTGCAAGGCCAAGGCCGCTACACCGACGACCTGGGTCAGCCCGGCGATGGCTGGCTGGTGTTCGTGCGCTCACCGTATGCGCATGCGGCGATCCAGGGGGTGGATGCCGAGGCGGCCCGCGTCATGCCCGGCGTGCGCGCTATCCTCACCGGCGCCGATCTGGCCGCCATGCCGCCCTTGCCGACCGGCGCCGGCTTCAAGCGGGCCGACGGCAGCGACTGCGCCACGCCCGTGCGCCGCGCGCTGGCGCACGAAGCGGTGCGCTACGTGGGCGAGGCGGTGGCCGCCGTGGTGGCCGACACGCTGCAGCAGGCCAGGGACGCGGCCGAAGCGGTCATGGTCGATTACGAAGAACGGCCCGTCGTGGCCACGCTGGCGGCTGCACTGGCGGGCGGCGCGGCCGTGGTGGACAGCGCGCCCGACAACATCGCCTGCGAAGCGCGCCACGGCGACGCGGCGGCGGCGCAAGCGGCCTTCGCGCGGGCTGCGCACGTGGTCAAGCTCGACATCACGCACCAGCGGCTGGCCGCGCTCACGCTGGAGCCGCGCGCCATCCGCGCCTCGTGGGATGGCGTGCGGTTGGACGTGCACGCCAGTTCGCAAATGCCGACGGCGGTGCGCGGCGCCATCGCCACCGCGCTGGCCCTCAAGTCCGAGGACGTGCGCGTGCGCGTGGGCGACGTGGGCGGCGGCTTCGGCATGAAGACGGGTTCGTACCCCGAGGACGTGGTCGTCGCCTGGGCCGCGCGCGCCACGGGCCAGCCGGTGCGCTGGACGGGCGAGCGCAGCGAGGAATTCACCAGCACCACGCACGGGCGCGACGTGCAGGCGCATGTGGAACTGGCGCTGGACACCAACGGAAAAATCCTGGCGCTGCGCGTGCAATCGCACGCCAACGTGGGCGCCTACGCGCTGGGCACGGGCGTGGCGATTCAGTTGCTGATCGGCCCCTGGGTGCAGACCAGCGTGTACCACGTGCCGGTGATCGACTTTCACTTCCGTGCCGTGCTGACGAACCAGGCGCCCACCGGCGCCTACCGGGGCGCCGGCCGACCCGAGGCCATCTTCAACATGGAGCGCGTCATGGACGAAGCGGCGCGCCAAACCGGCACCGACCGCATCGAACTGCGCCGGCGCAACTTCATCCGCCCGGATCAGATGCCGTACAAGAACCCGATGGGCCAGACCTACGACGTGGGCCGCTTCGAGCATGTGATGGATCAGGCGCTGCCGCTGGCCGACTGGGCCGGCTTTGACGCGCGCGCTGCGAAATCCAGAGCGCGCGGCCTGTGGCGCGGGCTGGGCATCGCCACTTTTCTGGAATGGACCGGCGGCAACGTGTTCGAGGAGCGCGTGACGATTGACGTGAAGGCCGACGGCATCATCGAGGTCTACAGCGCCGTCAACCAGATGGGCCAGGGCATCGCCACCACGCTGGCGCAATTGGTGGTGGATGCCTTCGGCGTGCCGATCAGCCAGGTGCGCGTGGTCCTGGGCGACACCGATCGCGGCAACGGCTTTGGCAGCGCCGGCTCGCGCTCGCTATTCACGGGAGGATCGGCCATGCGCTCGGGCGCCGACAAGACGCTGGACGAGGCCAAACAACTGGCCGCGCAGGCGCTGGAGGCAGCGCCTGAAGACATCCGTTACGAAGCCGCGCGCTTTTTCGTGGCCGGCACCGATCACGCCGTGGGTCTGTTCGAGCTGGCCGGCAAGCAGGCGGGTGGCCACATCTTCGTCGACCACACGCACACCGTCAGCGGCCCCACCTGGCCCAACGGCTGCCACATCAGCGAGGTGGAACTGGACCCGCAGACCGGCGCCATCGCCATCGTGGCCTACGCCAGCGTCAACGACGTGGGGCGCGTGGTCAACCCCATGATCGTGCGCGGCCAGTTGGATGGCGGCGCCGTGCAGGGCATTGGCCAGGCGCTGACCGAGCAGATCGTGTACGACGACAGCGGCCAGTTGCTGACGGGCAGCCTGATGGACTACGCCGCGCCGCGCGCCTTTGACATGCAGGCGATGTTCAAGACCGAGATGGACGAATCCACGCCCTGCACCAACAACCCGCTGGGCGTGAAAGGCGTGGGCGAACTCGGCACGATTGGCGCCACGCCCAGCATCGTCAATGCCGTGGCGGACGCGCTGGCGCGCAATGGGCGGGCCGATTTGGCGCCCCGGTTGCAGATGCCGTTGTCGCCGGGGCGTATGTGGGCATTGCTGCACGCGTCAGTTTGA